In the Coffea eugenioides isolate CCC68of unplaced genomic scaffold, Ceug_1.0 ScVebR1_23;HRSCAF=104, whole genome shotgun sequence genome, cgcatttatCATCCTGCTCAACCAAGTCTACCCAATATGAGGGAGAGTTTTGAGAATGTGACGTCATTGGGTAGAGCTGGTAACTGTTTATCATCGTCTTCCCTTCGACCAGTCCATTGTTTCTCACCAGAAAACACAAAACCCATTACCTCCCAATTATCTCATCTTGGTCAAAACCAAGATGTAAGGGCAATATTCAATGGAAATACCAATATCTTCCAGATATCAAGTTAATTTGTCCACATGATGCAAGAATTGTACTTCGAAGGTAGTTCACCTTCTTCATTCCCTCTGTCATGGAGCATCGATTCGAATCGATGTGATATTGTACACAACACAACTCTATCACTTCTAAATCATTCGAACCTTGAGCTTCGAGAAGGTTCTCAAATGACAAGTCAAGTTGTCTGTGTGCCGCTGCGCTTGCCGGGAAAgataaatgaataaaattagGGCTATCACAGCGTGGGCCATCCGTGTAAGTGGCCCAACATTTCTTGATCAGATGGGTCCTTTAAAGTGTAATTGGGCCTCTATCAGGCCCAATGAATAATGGCCCAATTGCGGTCCAGCTGAGCTGTTGAATCCAACGGCTCTTCGATCCATTGGGCCGCTTAATTCTCAGTGGGCCTATCCCCAGGCCCAAGTCAATTTAATCGAAAATGTTCTCAACTTCTTGATCCAGTGGGCCTCTTAAAGTGCCAGTGGGCCTCTTCCCAGGCCCAAGTCAATTTAATCGAAAATGTTCTCAACTTCTTGATCCAGTGGGCCGTTTAAAGTCTAATTGGGCCTCGCACCAGGCCCAACACATAACAACACTAGGCCCAACCATAGTGATCATCAATGAAGAAAATATATAACTCTCAGAAGCGTATTCAGCAATTCTCACCTCAATTGCTATTTAAATGCACACTTGCCCAGTGTGATGATTCAGTCCCATTTAGCAGAATGCGGCATTCTCCTTCGTCGAATAGCACGTATACTCCCCCGGATATCAAGATCAGGCACCACCTGtccaagaggaagaagaggcgAACCACCAGGGTTAAGTTCGCGTGTGGCTGCTGCATCCTCTACAGCCATGGATGCGACGAGGGACACCACGTTCTCAGCCTTGATGCGGCACGACAGTTACTCCTGGGAGTTCCAGAAGGATCCCCTTCACTTCACCACGTTCCAGGCAAGTCCGACAACTTGGTCGGTGTCAATTCGGGCAAATTACAATCTCCGCAAGAGGCTCCGAATCGACAAGATGTGGGCACGCCTCCTCATCAGGACTCCCTGGTTCTTGAAGGCAGTGGATCCCATCAGGATTAATAATAGGGTCAGGGCTCTCGTTACGAGCCACCTGTCTAATTTAGGCGTCATTAGTCCGATTAATCTAGAATTAGCGTGCAGGTCCCTGCCACGTGTCTGGATCAACTGCACTGAAGCAGATTTCGAATTTGTACGCATATTGTTCAAGGATGAAATGAACTGAAGCATTTTATTTCCTTCCTGCCTATCTATTACACGTGTCACTGCTGCATTGAATCCCTACCAATTACATACGTACGCATACGAGTATGCCATCCAGTATTCTACGTTCCCTTCTACGTATCTCCCTGTGCATGTGGGTCCCACTTCGTCCACCAATGGAAGGGGTTTCACCAGGTCAGGGCCTTATTCAATCCATCCTCCTCAGCTGCTCCCGGTGGAGCTTGTATCATCGGACACTTCGTCCGAATCCGACAGGGTTCCCCTGAGCTCCTCGACGGCACTGAACAGCAGGTCCAGTTCGCGGATGAATCGCAGGCTCCCCATCCGAAGCGAGAAGTACATGCCCAGGAGCACCACGTGCTCCATGCCGCAGTCCCTCACGACCCTGTAGAATCCTGCCATGTCCCTCATGTTTGCCATTTTTTATGGCATTCGAAACGCACCGTATCGAGCAATCTCACTGAATGGGCGTGCCCGGCAAGGAATGCTCAGTATTTATCATCATCTCCCTATGCCACGTGTCGTGTGTGGGGCCCAGGACACGTGTCGTCCATCCCGACCCCAGCGGGAGTGGTCCGAATCCCAAATTCGACCGGGGCggcaaaattgaaattcaattCCGAATTTCAATTTTAAATTCGAACTCCAACAGTGCCTCCCCAATGTGTGGGGTACATCCGTACCCGAGCGGCCAGTGGCCTTCGGCCACGTGGCAAGGGAGTACAGCGGACCACGTTCCTGTCAGAACGTGGGGGGACACGTGGTGCCATCCGGCTGTCTTTTGTGAAAAAGACAGAAATGCAATTGGGTTGAGCGTCCTTATTACCAAAATGCCATTGGGTTGAGCTGATCTCAACCGTCCAATTTACTCCTGGGGGCTGACGTGGCCCCCCTACCCACCGTCCACGTGTCCAACCCGAGCGTCTTTGTAATATTATATAGACGCTCGGAAGCCAAAAACATGCCACGTGTACTCAACCCAGTCTACCCAATATGAGAGAGAGTTTTCAGAAGGTGACGTCATTGGGTAGAGCTGGTAACTATTTATCATCGTCTTCCCTTCGATCAGTCCATTGTTTCTCATCAGAAAACACAAAACCCATTACCTCCCAATTATCTCATCTTGGTCAAAACCAAGATGTAAGGGCAATATTCAATGAAAATACCAAGATCTTCCAGATATCAAGTTAATTTGTCCATATGATGCAAGAATTGTACTTCGAAGGTAGTTCACCTTCTTCATTCCCTCTGTCATGGAGCATCGATTCTAATCGATGTGATGTTGTATATAACACAACTCTATCACTTCTAAATCATTCGAACCTTGAGGTTCGAGAAGGTTCTCAAATGACAAGTCAAGTTGTCTGTGTGCCGCTGCGCTTGCCGGGGAAGATAAATGAATCACAGCGTGGGCCATCCGTGTAAGTGGCCCAACATTTCTTGATCAGATGGGTCCTTTAAAGTGTAATTGGGCCTCTCCCCAGGCCCAATCAATAATGGCCCAACTGCGGTCCAGCTGAGCTGTTGAATCCAACGGCTCTTCGATCCATTGGGCCGCTTAATTCTCAGTGGGCCTCTCCCCAGGCCCAACAAATAATATCCAAACATTTGGATAATTTGCTCTCAATTTCTTGATCCAGTGGGCCTTTTAAAGTGCCAGTGGGCCTCTCCCCAGGCCCAACTCAATTTAATCGAAAATGTTCTCAACTTCTTGATCCAGTGGGCCGTTTAAAGTCTCATTGGGCCTCGCACCAGGCCCAACACATAACAACACTAGGCCCAACCATAGTGATCATCAATGAAGAAAATATATAACTCTCAGAAGCGTATTCAGCAATTCTCACTTCAATTGCTATTTAAATGCACACTTGCCCAGTGTGATGATTCAGCCCCATTTAGCAGAATGCGGCATTCTCCTTCGTCGAATAGCACGTATACTCCCCCGGATATCAAGATCAGGCACCACCTGtccaagaggaagaagaggcgAACCACCAGGGTTAAGTTCGCGTGTGGCTGCTGCATCCTCTACAGCCATGGATGCGACGAGGGACACCACGTTCTCAGCCTTGATGCGGCACGGCAGCTACTCCTGGGAGTTCCAGAAGGATCCCCTTCACTTCACCACGTTCCAGGCAAGTCCGACAACTTGGTCGGTGTCAATTCGGGCAAATTACAACCTCCGCAAGAGGCTCCGAATCGACAAGATGTGGGCACGCCTCCTCATCAGGACTCACTGGTCCTTGAAGGCAGTGGATCCCATCAGGATTAATAATAGGGTCAGGGCTCTCGTTACGAGCTACCTGTCTAATTTAGGCGTCATTAGTCCGATTAATCTAGAATTAGCGTGCAGGTCCCTGCCACGTGTCTGGATCAACTGCACTGAAGCAGATTTCGAATTTGTACGCATATTGTTCAAGGATGAAATGAACTGAAGCATTTTATTTCCTTCCTGCCTATCTATTACACGTGTCACTGCTGCATTGAATCCCTACCAATTACATACGTACGCATACGAGTATGCCATCCAGTATTCTACGTTCCCTTCTACGTATCTCCCTGTGCATGTGGGTCCCACTTCGTCCACCAATGGAAGGGGTTTCACCAGGTCAGGGCCTTATTCAATCCATCCTCCTCAGCTGCTCCCGGTGGAGCTTGTATCATCGGACACTTCGTCCGAATCCGACAGGGTTCCCCTGAGCTCCTCGACGGCACTGAACAGCAGGTCCAGTTCGCGGATGAATCGCAGGCTCCCCATCCGAAGCGAGAAGTACATGCCCAGGAGCACCACGTGCTCCATGCCGCAGTCCCTCACGACCCTGTAGAATCCTGCCATGTCCCTCATGTTTGCCATTTTTTATGGCATTCGAAACTCACCGTATCGAGCAATCTCACTGAATGGGCGTGCCCGGTAAGGAATGCTCCGTATTTATCATCCTCTCCCTATGCCACGTGTCGTGTGTGGGGCCCACACGGAAGGGGACACGTGTCGTCCATCACGACCCCAGCGGGAGTGGTCCGAATCCCAAATTCGACCGGGGCGGCAAAATTCGAAATTCAATTCCGAATTTCCATTTTAAATTCGAACTCCAACAGTGCCTCCCTTCTGTGTGGGGTACATCCGTACCCGAGCGGCCAGTGGCCTTCGGCCACGTGGCAAGAGTACAGCGGACCACGTTCCTGTCAAAACGTGGGGGGACACGTGGGGCCATCCGGCTGTCTTTTGTGAAAAAGACAGAAATGCAATTGGGTTGAGCGTCCTTATTACCAAAATGCCATTGGGTTGAGCTGATCTCAACCGTCCAATTTACTCCTGGGGGCTGACGTGGCCCCCCTACCCACCGTCCACGTGTCCAACCCGAGCGTCTTTGTAATATTATAAGACGCTCGGGAAGACCCCTATATAACCCAACCCATTCTACCCAATTATAGGGATACTTTTCGCTGAGTGATGTCATTTGGGTAGAGCTTCAAGATGCCGAGAGCACCTTCTTCCTTCTTCATAAACGCGAAGAACATATTTCTCACCTATCCCAGGTATGTTCTTCCCAAACAACAAGCATTAGATGCAATTAGGAACATCCAGTTCCTTATTTCCCCTATTTATGTACGGGTTGCTCAAGAAACCCACCAAGATGGTTCTCCCCATCTACACTGTCTGCTTCAATTCGAAGGTAAATTTCGAACTCAATCTGCGAGGTTCTTCGATATCAAATGTCCCAGTTCGAATTCGATGTTCCATCCAAATGTTCAAGGCGTGAGGAGTTCATCAGCAGTTAGGGATTACATCTCCAAATACGGTGATTTTGTCGAATGGGGGAAGTTCCGGCCAGATGGCCGGAGCAGTTTGTCATCTGACAAAATAGATGATGTATATGCCGCTGCGCTTGCCGGGCAAGATAAGGGAATGGCCCTCAGTATTATCAAGAAGGGCGATCCTCGATCGTTCATTATACATTACGACAAATTGTCCAGCAATCTGGATAGAATATTCCAGAAGCCACAAGAACCATACGTGGCTCGTTTCCAACAGTTTGCACACGTTCCTTCGTTCCTGATCCAGTGGGCCACTCAAAATATTATTGGGCCTGATAACAGACCACACAGGCCCATGTCCATAATAATAGAAGGCCCAAGTCGAACTGGTAAAACATGTTGGGCTAGAAGTCTCAATCCTAGAGCCCACAACTACTATGCAGGCCATATTGATCTGGGCCATCACTCTGATGATGCGTGGTACAACGTCATAGATGACGTAAGCCCTCAATTTCTCAAGCACTGGAAAGAATTCCTGGGTGCACAACGAGATTGGTCGTCCAATTGCAAATATGCCAAACCCAGGAAAATCAAAGGGGGAACTCCGACAATTGTGCTCTGCAATCCTGGTGCCAATTCTTCGTATCACGACTATTTAAGTGCACCAGACAAGCAGGAGCTTCTCAACTGGACTAAGCAGAATGCCGCATTCTCCTTCCTGGAACAACCCCTCTTTGCACTCACAAACCAAGAGCAGGCACCAATTGTCCAAGAAGTTCAAGAATTGGATAGCAACAACTAAGTCCCCGGTGGACTGCATACTCAGCATTTCCTGATCAGATGGGTCTTTCGGAGGACCTGATCAAGAACAGTATGCGAGAGCAAACTTTTCTGATTAGCATGGTTCGCTCACAAATGCGAAGACCCTAATGCTAGAACCAAACTCAAAAATTGCCCCCCTTGTAGAATAACTTATTTTTTCCATCACCATTTTAGAATTTTCCCGCATTATTTGACAGGTTCAAGACTCTTAGCCTGAAGAGGCGACCAAATTCTTGGGGAATCTCACCATGGAATTGATTCTCCTCAAGATGGATGAGCCTCATGAAGCTTATATTTCCGACATGAGGAGATATAATTCCGGAAAAGTGCTTATGCCTTAGAGTCAAGGCTATAACCCTCTGATGTCGAGTACTACATGTGATTCCTTCCCACTGGCAATGGTGCTGTGAATGGTTCCAGGAGTTCAGCACTCCAAGCGGGTCATCGTATACCTGCTTCTTGAATTCAAGCAGAGCAAGACGATCAGTTTCATTTTTAAATTGTTTAGAAGCTGAAACATGGCTTACTGAAAAGATTATGGCAACTAAGAGAAGGAGAAATATGTTCGCCAATGTTGATGATGAGCGAAATCCCCACATGGTATTGGGAACTTCCATGAGCTGTTGGATGCGAAGATGGAATAATTTGCAACAAATTGGTGATTGAATGATAAAAGTTTCTGCGGAATGGGAACAATAATGTTTCTGCGGAATGGGAACAATAATGTTTGAGCTGTTATAGGATTTTGTGTATAGCCCACACAATTGGAACTAATTTTCTTGGTATATTTCTGCGGAAAATGAGCTAAACCTCGTTGTCAGAACTTAATAGAGAAATGGTCAGTAAGCTTCCACCAACTTGCAATTTACCCATATCGACCAGAGATGATGATTAACAGGAAGCCTTCATTTGTGTGGGAGTACACAAATCACAAGAATCTTGATATTCTTAGGTGATGTTcccaatttttcccttttttatgttgttttaatgccattttctcaaaaaaaattttatttttttaaaaagaagggtttgttttttatgttataatttttagttttttcttttttttatgttGACTTAATGTCATATGTGCATATCAGGTGTCTGCT is a window encoding:
- the LOC113756542 gene encoding uncharacterized protein LOC113756542, translated to MPRAPSSFFINAKNIFLTYPRYVLPKQQALDAIRNIQFLISPIYVRVAQETHQDGSPHLHCLLQFEGKFRTQSARFFDIKCPSSNSMFHPNVQGVRSSSAVRDYISKYGDFVEWGKFRPDGRSSLSSDKIDDVYAAALAGQDKGMALSIIKKGDPRSFIIHYDKLSSNLDRIFQKPQEPYVARFQQFAHVPSFLIQWATQNIIGPDNRPHRPMSIIIEGPSRTGKTCWARSLNPRAHNYYAGHIDLGHHSDDAWYNVIDDVSPQFLKHWKEFLGAQRDWSSNCKYAKPRKIKGGTPTIVLCNPGANSSYHDYLSAPDKQELLNWTKQNAAFSFLEQPLFALTNQEQAPIVQEVQELDSNN